A genomic stretch from Edaphobacter aggregans includes:
- a CDS encoding M61 family metallopeptidase, whose translation MFIRKSVLPLTLFLTAPALLQAQKAPIQITADLSDAPRKLYHAEIDVPVKPGPVSLTTPKWIPGNHRPTGPVDDITGVVFTANGQTLPWRRDDTDLYQFHVTVPAGVTTLHAHLDCIVTARVSQKLAVLEWEKLLLYPANTPVKEIAVQPSVTVPEGWGIGTALTPTDGYDPQHPKGGTTHFAATNVEQLQDSPVITGEYFHEFALAPEVTPKHFIDVVADAPEDAELRPTLLTQLSNLVRETGAAYNSRHYNVYHFLLTLSDVAGGEGLEHGQSSDNGVGEKGFSDDAHQLAEADLLSHEFTHSWNGKYRRPYNLYQTDFAKMQEGSLLWVYEGMTQYLGNVLAARSGLKNQAQYRDMLAMSAANLDYKPGREWRSTEDTAIAASILRGGNPAWSNWKRGQDYYQEGELFWLDADTLIRQKTENKKSLTDFLHIFLAQGGNTGPSILTYNRDELIRDLNQVLPYDWATFMHERIDNPNPHADLSGIERGGYKLVFTDKPSVSERTMAMAGGPRRGGLNVWYSLGLRVSAEGVISDVRWSGPADKAKLAPGQKIIAVDGRVFSADALKAAIKNAKGKTEPIHFILQSDTFVTLADIDYHDGERYPSLVRVEGTPAYLDDITKPLTTPEKAPATTAKSE comes from the coding sequence ATGTTCATCCGCAAGTCCGTCCTGCCTCTAACCCTCTTTCTCACTGCCCCCGCTCTGCTACAAGCCCAAAAAGCCCCCATCCAGATTACTGCCGACCTCTCCGACGCCCCGCGCAAGCTCTACCACGCCGAGATCGACGTCCCCGTCAAACCCGGCCCCGTCTCCCTCACCACCCCAAAGTGGATCCCCGGTAACCACCGCCCCACCGGCCCTGTCGATGACATCACCGGCGTAGTCTTCACCGCAAACGGCCAAACCCTCCCCTGGCGCCGCGACGACACCGACCTCTACCAGTTCCACGTCACCGTCCCCGCCGGAGTCACCACCCTCCACGCTCACCTCGACTGCATCGTTACCGCCCGCGTGAGCCAGAAGCTCGCCGTCCTCGAGTGGGAAAAGCTCCTCCTCTACCCGGCCAATACCCCCGTCAAAGAGATCGCAGTCCAACCCTCCGTCACCGTCCCCGAAGGATGGGGCATCGGGACAGCCCTCACCCCAACCGACGGCTACGACCCGCAGCATCCCAAAGGCGGCACTACGCACTTCGCCGCCACCAACGTCGAACAGCTCCAGGACTCCCCCGTCATCACCGGCGAGTACTTCCATGAGTTCGCCTTGGCCCCCGAAGTCACCCCCAAGCACTTCATCGACGTAGTCGCCGACGCTCCTGAAGACGCTGAACTTCGCCCCACGCTCCTCACCCAACTCTCCAACCTCGTCCGCGAGACCGGAGCCGCCTACAACTCCCGCCACTACAACGTCTATCACTTCCTCCTCACCCTCTCCGACGTCGCTGGCGGCGAAGGCCTCGAGCACGGCCAGTCCTCCGACAACGGCGTGGGCGAAAAAGGCTTCTCCGACGACGCCCACCAGCTCGCCGAAGCTGACCTACTCTCCCACGAGTTCACCCACTCCTGGAACGGCAAATACCGCCGCCCCTACAACCTCTACCAGACCGACTTCGCCAAAATGCAGGAGGGCTCCCTCCTCTGGGTCTACGAGGGCATGACCCAGTACCTCGGCAACGTCCTCGCCGCTCGCTCTGGCCTCAAGAACCAGGCCCAGTACCGCGATATGCTCGCCATGTCCGCCGCCAACCTCGACTACAAGCCCGGCCGTGAGTGGCGCTCCACCGAAGACACCGCCATCGCCGCCAGTATCCTTCGCGGCGGCAACCCTGCCTGGTCCAACTGGAAGCGCGGACAGGACTACTACCAGGAGGGCGAGCTCTTCTGGCTCGACGCCGACACCCTCATCCGCCAGAAGACCGAGAACAAGAAGTCCCTCACCGACTTCCTGCACATCTTCCTCGCTCAGGGCGGAAACACCGGTCCCTCCATCCTCACCTACAACCGCGACGAGCTCATCCGTGACCTCAACCAGGTTCTTCCCTACGACTGGGCCACCTTCATGCACGAGCGCATCGACAACCCCAATCCTCACGCTGACCTTAGCGGTATCGAGCGCGGTGGCTACAAGCTGGTCTTCACCGACAAGCCCAGCGTCTCCGAACGCACCATGGCCATGGCAGGCGGCCCACGCCGCGGAGGTCTCAACGTCTGGTACTCCCTCGGCCTGCGCGTCAGCGCCGAAGGCGTCATCTCTGACGTCCGCTGGTCCGGTCCGGCCGACAAAGCCAAGCTAGCCCCCGGCCAGAAGATCATCGCCGTCGACGGCCGCGTCTTCTCCGCCGACGCCCTCAAAGCTGCCATCAAAAACGCTAAGGGCAAGACCGAACCCATCCACTTCATCCTCCAATCCGACACCTTCGTCACCCTCGCCGACATCGACTACCACGACGGCGAACGCTACCCCTCCCTCGTCCGCGTAGAAGGAACTCCAGCCTACCTCGACGACATTACCAAGCCCCTAACCACTCCCGAGAAAGCTCCCGCCACAACGGCGAAATCGGAGTAG
- a CDS encoding glutathione peroxidase, whose product MSNLYDIPVQTITGEGTSLADYRGKVLLIVNVASQCGLTPQYDALEKLYSRFKGSGLVVCGFPANDFGAQEPGSNQEIFKFCTGTFAVDFPMFSKIPVTGPDTHPLYQTLIAAQPKATGPTRETFRERLNGFLHGKHNGATTNPEPGILWNFEKFLVDRNGNVVARFSPEVTPDDPSVVAAIESALNY is encoded by the coding sequence ATGTCCAACCTCTACGACATCCCCGTCCAGACCATCACCGGAGAAGGTACCTCCCTCGCCGACTACCGAGGCAAAGTCCTCCTCATCGTCAACGTAGCCTCCCAATGCGGCCTCACCCCGCAGTACGACGCCCTCGAAAAACTCTACTCCCGCTTCAAAGGCTCCGGCCTGGTCGTCTGCGGCTTCCCCGCCAACGACTTCGGCGCGCAGGAGCCCGGCTCCAACCAGGAGATCTTCAAGTTTTGCACCGGCACCTTCGCCGTCGACTTCCCCATGTTCTCCAAAATCCCCGTCACCGGCCCCGACACCCATCCCCTCTACCAGACCCTCATCGCCGCCCAGCCCAAAGCCACCGGCCCCACGCGCGAAACCTTCCGCGAGCGCCTCAACGGCTTCCTCCACGGCAAACACAACGGAGCCACCACCAACCCCGAACCCGGCATCCTCTGGAACTTCGAAAAGTTCCTGGTCGACCGCAACGGCAACGTAGTAGCCCGCTTCTCCCCCGAGGTCACCCCCGACGACCCCTCTGTAGTCGCCGCCATCGAATCAGCCCTCAACTACTAA
- a CDS encoding APC family permease has product MSISDFLFGRPLATSEERAEHIGVAAGIPVFGLDALTSAAYGPEAAMTLLIPLGLMGRNYILPVIVAIVGLLVIVFFSYRQTIDAYPNGGGSYTVASENLGNRAGLLAAAALMIDYVLTAAVGISAGVGALISAVPSLQPHTLVLCLVILALLAMVNMRGVRDTGAVFMIPTVLFIGTLSIMVAVGVWRAMQSGGHPVPLVAPPPALPATVELLRWWLLAKVFASGCTAMTGVEAVSNGVMAFSEPKTKRAKQTLTVIIAILIVLLLGVAYLSKAYGITATDPGANGYQSVLSMLVAAVFGRGWFYQLTMASVLSALALSANTAFADFPRLTRMIAMHDYLPHVFLLRGRRLLYSHGVYALTGLTAVLLILFGGVTDNLIPLFAIGAFLAFTLSQAGMVVHWYKQGPEHPRRGWHMFVNGLGAVATGITLLVVLVAKFMAGAWVTALLVPVLMGIMVAVKRHYTRVKGEMAEQCPLNLTNLEQPIVVIPMARWDKISEKAMRFGLLMSKEIKVVHVHSDDEREGLEEVWNETILGPIKGQELEEPELVTIPSNYRFILAPLMDYILELEKENPGRKVAVLLPEMVVKHWWENALHNQRVQLLKLMLLLKGNQRIVVVNIPWYL; this is encoded by the coding sequence ATGTCGATAAGCGACTTTCTGTTTGGCCGGCCTTTGGCGACGAGTGAGGAGAGAGCTGAGCATATTGGCGTTGCGGCAGGGATCCCGGTGTTTGGGCTGGATGCCCTGACGAGCGCAGCATATGGGCCGGAGGCAGCGATGACGCTGCTGATTCCGCTGGGGTTGATGGGGCGGAACTATATCCTTCCGGTGATTGTGGCGATAGTTGGGCTGTTGGTGATTGTGTTCTTCAGCTACAGGCAGACGATTGACGCGTATCCGAATGGTGGTGGGTCGTACACGGTAGCGAGTGAGAACCTGGGAAATCGTGCGGGGCTGTTGGCGGCGGCGGCGCTGATGATCGACTATGTGCTGACGGCGGCGGTGGGGATCTCGGCAGGCGTGGGGGCGCTGATTTCGGCGGTGCCTAGTTTGCAGCCGCATACGCTGGTGCTGTGCCTCGTCATTCTGGCGCTATTGGCGATGGTTAATATGCGTGGCGTCAGAGATACGGGCGCGGTGTTCATGATTCCGACGGTTCTGTTTATTGGAACGCTGTCGATCATGGTGGCGGTGGGGGTATGGCGCGCGATGCAGAGTGGAGGGCATCCGGTTCCGTTGGTTGCTCCTCCGCCGGCGTTACCAGCGACGGTGGAGTTGCTGAGGTGGTGGCTGCTGGCGAAGGTGTTTGCAAGCGGATGTACGGCGATGACGGGCGTGGAGGCGGTTTCGAACGGGGTGATGGCGTTCAGTGAGCCGAAGACGAAACGTGCGAAGCAGACGCTGACGGTGATTATTGCGATTCTTATTGTGCTGCTGCTGGGGGTTGCGTATCTGTCGAAGGCGTATGGGATCACGGCGACCGATCCGGGAGCGAACGGCTATCAGAGTGTGCTGAGCATGCTGGTGGCGGCGGTCTTTGGGAGGGGCTGGTTCTATCAGCTGACGATGGCGTCAGTGTTGTCGGCACTGGCGCTGAGTGCGAATACGGCGTTTGCGGATTTTCCGCGACTGACCCGGATGATCGCGATGCATGATTATCTGCCGCATGTTTTTTTGTTGCGCGGGCGGAGGCTGCTGTACTCGCATGGAGTTTATGCGCTGACCGGATTGACGGCGGTGCTGTTGATTTTGTTTGGTGGCGTGACGGACAACCTGATTCCCCTATTTGCGATTGGGGCGTTTTTGGCGTTTACGCTTTCGCAGGCGGGAATGGTGGTGCATTGGTACAAGCAGGGACCGGAGCATCCGCGGCGCGGCTGGCACATGTTTGTGAATGGGCTGGGTGCGGTGGCGACGGGTATTACGCTGCTGGTGGTGCTGGTGGCGAAGTTTATGGCGGGGGCGTGGGTGACGGCGTTGCTGGTGCCGGTGTTGATGGGCATTATGGTGGCGGTGAAGCGGCATTACACGCGGGTGAAGGGCGAGATGGCTGAGCAGTGTCCGCTAAACCTGACGAATCTGGAGCAGCCGATTGTGGTGATCCCGATGGCGCGATGGGACAAGATCTCTGAGAAGGCGATGCGGTTTGGGCTGCTGATGTCGAAGGAGATCAAGGTGGTGCATGTCCACTCGGATGATGAGCGGGAGGGGCTGGAGGAGGTTTGGAATGAGACGATATTAGGGCCGATCAAGGGTCAGGAGCTTGAGGAGCCGGAGTTGGTGACGATTCCGTCGAACTATCGGTTCATCCTCGCGCCGTTGATGGACTACATCCTGGAGTTGGAGAAGGAGAATCCGGGGCGAAAGGTGGCGGTACTGTTGCCGGAGATGGTGGTGAAGCACTGGTGGGAGAACGCACTGCATAACCAGAGGGTGCAGCTGCTGAAACTGATGCTGCTGCTGAAGGGGAATCAGCGGATTGTGGTGGTGAATATCCCTTGGTACTTGTGA